gcacccagggcccccccaataatatgagccgagccccgagtacgggtagcgttcatcatgcacccattgtcgatggaagacaaggaaattataaacaaatttataattccctttttcggactttataataattttgaatcttattcaaaatgagggtttttaattttgaaaggtctcatcattaattttattttaaaagctctccatgtttgatcgtatgtttgccggattcatgcaactttgttattatcataataataacgcacatactcattatttataacatatcatgcatatattataaacagtaaacaaacaagaatgatcaatcgccccaaaactaatgtcccgtgtgagctaaacacgggcctatgtccaatcctagggtaaatgcacgggatgcaaatgcaactattacattagcttccaatatttacatgtcttcgatcttcataatcatcatggccaccatcttccaatcttgatcatccactattctaatatttacaaataaatatccatggcacatagggatacatctcatgggggtgggaacgggccataaaccaagcccactttataaattgataattattacaatcattcaacatcaaatatcctagcatacacctagcaatttgggcttgggcttttgatcatccttcatgcataatatcacatatcatacaccatcaattaattatcacaataattaattgatccaatattatatatcttgatccaatcactaaccaccacaattataaattaaattaacaaagtatacaaacacctttgtctactttcaaattaatttatttataatcgaatttcttgtaaatcacaatttactataaataattaaagtcgtacttcaattatttattgtaaaagaaaatatatgcaacaattgcaaatttaaacttaaggacctaaaactcatttttcactaaaaatactttggcccgtttaaatttcacaaaatatgttagccatccaatggcacAACaaatcaaggcccatgacactaagattgtccaaaacattttttggaaaccctagtcgtcatcaccgtcgccggagctccgtcgccggattctggcaacaccaattttttttttatttaaaatctggaagtttcgggcagcccgaaggCTGCCCcatatgctgcccgaaattctcgggcagcccgagattcacgggcagcaacaagctgcccgaaaaaaaaaaatttttgtttcaaaattttggCCTTGTGTATTCCTTGcaaaaaatatttctcaagcggttagaaattgatctcaacataatattacgtaaatattacataaaaaccgtaacctaagctcggataccacttgaaagcggaccggttacggtggccggaagcgtaacggaagtcaaaaatttttaatttaaatgctAAGAATTTCGTCCACCTTGTTTTGTACAACATTTACATTCAAACACCAAAAACCATGCATAGGGTGTTTAAAGAAgatattacctatcaatctcaagagattgatgaatggcaccaactttgttgtaaacaacaaagctcttcaaaggaAGACATGTCTACAAACTACCtcatttccttcaaaatcaagcccaccacttgcaagctaaatcccttcttgttttgcactataaaaacaagaagatttttcaaagaaaagAAGTTTGTATCTTCAACAACTTGaagaaaaaaagagaggaaaaacTTGAGAGTGAATGGGAGTGGGATTTTGGCCAAAGGGGGGGAGAATGGAGTGGgggggagactagccttggttgttgaaaaagtagaatcactttttgcatgccatgctttgaaaacacaaaaagcagtctcccaacccttcacctcccatgcatgcatattatatggtttttaatcaaattaaaaaacttggactaaatttaattatctcaaacatatttaatactaattaaacattacttgaatttacccaagtcccactagttaaataattattttaattgagctctacaagactcaatattatttaattaattcaacacttgaattaatttaattatttggactctactaggtccactagtgtttaattaattcaacacttgaattaatttaatttagtccataataatgtttatgaaaatcacaattttcaaatacattattcaattggcttaattttaggaacacttccataaattaaaatttatatttctctcatagaagtcatacttctatttttccttacgcctataaactcatttataagccgttcaacccattgaactattttacttttcatcgggatttagaaagctagtacttgtgtggccctcaatggttcattgatacaactagccatgagttcacatctccatgtgattcggactaaacatgtccttattcgagcataccccaattgctccattcttatttatcaactccttgataataagaacgtcagaactcaagtctgatagtacccaaccaatcacgttaaacgcctagcagcatcgcttacgtgattccctaggtatcacatgatagtgcctgcaagaaccattcaattatggttagcgtacagtacggtcccttcaactcatatatcccgaccgattcgacaactattggtttatcgagagttgtcaatgaatcgatactatgtgtcatgtcgtagttgcatcgatggtgtaatcaatgaaacccctttcataattacaaccatactctgatcagagatttcaaactacacgcacatgaaaacacataagatatccatacccgtaggtaagcggtgaatccccgactacaatgcatcgactcctatatgtttcgccgtaacacccaactgTAGCACCCCATAACTTAAATGGTAtatgatatattatattttattactaaaatttattaattattatataattaaatatttatatttaataaaataaaatgaataactaatatattatttatatacattcACACATGCATACATACCTACATACCATCATCATAGTTGCTTAACCAACACACCACCTCCCTTCTTGCCCAACCGGTGATCAAGATTTGTTCATCATAGATTGGAGATAAGGCTTGATCATTGCCTATAAAATGAACCCTTCACTTCAGGAATTTCAAGAGTTCTCAGCCTGAATTTTCGAGTTTAAGGAGTGGGTCTAGTATAGGGTGGAGTGGTGAGAGTTTATAGCTCAAAAAGTAGAGAAAATGGGCCAAAAATATCTTTACATACCCAAAACCCTTCCAAATATTCTATAAAAATTCCACAACACTCTCACAATACCCAGAAACATTTCACAAAAGGAGGTGTCGAAAAATCATCAACCGATTTTTcgttaaaattcataaatcgcTACTGTCCGGGAAGGGAATAGTGCCAGAAAACTCGTTTTTCAGGTACTGTTTTCGCTCCCATATTTCGTACTTTTCTTGACCATATTTCACCTTAGTTTAAATACAAAAGTTGTTCATTGCATGTCATACTTCTCATTCATGTCTTTGGTTTCCAGGAATCGGCCTCGGAAATAGTGTGTTCCGGCAGCCGAAGTCGGGGTGTGAGTTTTACTAGTTTTTCCTTTTCTGGCACGTTTCGgctaagaatttcagaaaacttATAACATAAGAGTTGTAGGAAATCAAATTTTACGTCTTCTGGAAAAAGGGTGGCCGCGCGTGGTGGCCGGAAGACGGCCACGCGCCGCCGGAACCGGCGCGTGTACCCCACGCGCCGGCGAAAaacgaaaattatatttttcgaaGCATGATCTGTATGATTCTAGGCTACTGTACAAGTTTCGTAATTTTTGGATGAGTATTGCATTTACTGTGAATTTTTAAAGGGAAATACTATGATTTTCGGATATGATATACTATCTATATGATCATATAAACCTTTGTATAAATGTTCATAGCTTTCAATACTTGAAAAATATATCATTAGAAGTAGCTATGAAGTTTTATAATTTTTCGACTCACAAgttaattattatgatttttgtgagttatatattaaatgttatatatatcgattaatgataaaataatttcaaatatcgcctattttgaatttttcagttattattatatttagagTTGTTATaggaaatattttaatttttggagtCAAATATTAATTATTGTAAATTTTAAAGATAGTTTTGACTattagaaaataattaaataaataaataaaataatttttatgaacTTTTAgtcaataaataaattttataaagttagATTCTTTATTATTTAGGGATAATCTATATCCAAAAGTGTTTACTATACTAATGATAATCACATTGGTCAATAGGATTGACTTGAACTTGGAACTCTCCCTCTCATCTATAGTAAGTCTCAAGGTGAGGAAATTCTTTATCGTTCTTCCTATATAGCCTTTGGCATTTGGCctggaaattatgatatgatttatatTCTTTAACGATATTCACTCTGATTATTGATTTCTTACGCATATGCATAAATTTTGTATCTTTGAATCGCGTTGATGCATATGAAATATGTCCCATTCTGAATgtccttttttttttatcttactGACTCCTTATTCATGACGGTACTACCTTTCTGAAATGAGTGAATGCTTCATTGTAACATTCTCAGTGTAATATCATCATACTAAATGTGATTCTTATCAAGCTTCTACTGAATGAGGTTTTGGTTAATCATCGAATAAATGAATGAATGACTGAATGATAAGGTGATTGACCAAAACAGAGCCTTGGACAACGGACTTTGGTCTGGAGATTGAGTCCATTGAACAACGTGACTTTGGTCCGGGTATATTAGTTCACTTGGCTCGTTATTCTTTACTACCattattttggtgtattcataTAACCGAATGTTGATTCTTTTGTCTATTGTATCGTTCTTTCAAATTTGAGTATCATATTTACCTTCATTTAATTCTCACTAAGTCCTTAAAGACTTAACCTctctatttttctttatctattgtaatttccagaGCCAGGTAACCAGGATTTGGATaaagaaagaaatgtcgatGTATGATCCGCCAGTTGTTGTCTGGAATAAATTGCTGGAAAGCATAATAAGTCATTTAGTCTATGAGTCAGTTTGTTTGAAATGTTTGTCATTATCACTATTACCATCTATGTTGTTTGGACATGTAAAACTTTATCGTAATTTACTAGTATTTTACGTCTCGCTTCCGCTAATAAAGTTCTTTGATAGTTCTTATTACTGCCTGTGATACTTCTAAAGAGACATAAATCTCTTATGAGGTATTATTAGGGAGTGTGGCATTCCTTGAGGTCTAGTTTCAAGATAGGGTGCCAcagaggtggtatcagagccgcatCAGGCTAGGATAGGTTACctagaaatgtttaaaaaaaaaaaaaattaattataattctTTTAATATATGCTCATCACTAATTATTGTTTccataaatttattaatttatcacAGGATGTCCGACTCTACCAGTAGCCAAGGAGATCATTTAAACACTATTTATGTCCGTACAGATTCCCCGACCTTGACGTTCACACCTGGAGATCGAGGTTTATCGTATTATCCCGACCATGTTACTCTTCAGATTGCTGAGGATCGTGATAGAGTGAGAGCCGCTAGGGCGACTGATCGAGTCTTTTTTGAAGAGGAGATTTATCGTTTAACTCGAGAGAATCAAGACATGAGGAACCAGTTAGCTATTTATAGATGGCACATTGATGCTATGGGGATTACGGAGTATTATCCCACTCCCTTGGAGGATGCACTGATGAGACAGATTCCACCCTATAGGGGTGACATAGGTCGAGCGGTGTATGAGAGAGATAGGATGATCTTGAGCCTGTCTGAGTTACACGggtttgttgatcgagaggtgaGAGCCCTGCAGAGAGCAGAGTATTACTCTGAGATTCATTTTGACTATATTCTTACTCAGGTTCGTACTATGTTCGACTATGCCATTTATGGGTTAGAGCCAGTGTTAGCAAGTATTACCAGCCTTCGAGATGGAGCAGGACCTAGCAACATTCCTACCGAGCACCTAGCTGTTGATCCACCAGTCGCCCCACCAGTTGATCCACCAGTCATTCCATTTGCTGACCCACCAGTTGTTCCTCTTtctgatccaccagttcttccACTTCAGGAGCCCGAGTTAACCCCATTACCACCAGCTTTAGAGGAGGATGGGTGGCTTACAGACCTCGAGTACGAGTCTGACCCGGAGGAGTTTCCTGAGGAGCCGCCATTGATAGTGCAGCTAGGACCATTTTTGGGAGAGGACCCTTTACCTTTGCTTGGAGATATTGCTGATGAGGTTATCATCGAGATATCAGATGATGAGGTTGCATCCGTCGCCGAGTCGACTGTTACCACGGAGGAGTTGTCCTAGACTTTGATTATTAGTTGTATTGTTTTCATgaggaaaaaaaaatcatcacCTTTTGTTTTTATCAATTAATGATATCTCATATCGGTAGGTCTAGAAAATTACTTGACGTGATAGCTTTTCTGACTGGATGGTAAACTCTTTAGTAGTTATCGATTTTCTCTATATATGATGACTGCTTTTGTGGTATGATAATTATATCATGGTATGTGTTATTGATTAGCTTAAACTGTTATGGCACAAATTCTTATTTATGAAAGAAAATTCCTACTATAGCAACTTCATGGCATCTTCGAATGGAAGCAACCAAGCAAGGAGCCAAGAAGAGCAAAATCATCAGCGTAGAGAGGAGCGCATACCACAAGAAGAACCTAATCCTCACCATATACTCGAAATGATGCAACAATTCTTTCAGTATTTCCAGAATCCACCAAGGAACCAGGATACGGGCGATCGGACCTTTGAACATTTCCTTCGATTCAATCCTCCAAGGTTCCAAGGGACCCCAGATGCAACCCAAGCTGAGTCTTGGCTGACCAAGATCAAAAAGATATTTTCCGTTCATAACTTCTCTGATGAACAAAAAATAAATCTATCTACCTACCAATTCGAGGATGCTGCATACAATTGGTGGAGAGTCACAGATCATCAATGGAACCGAAACAATACCCCCAGAACATGGGAGAACTTCACAAAAGAATTCGAAGGAAAATATATTACCCAAGTTGTACGAAACGCTCGAGAAAGGGAGTTTATGGACCTGGTTCAAGGATCTATGACAGTAGCTCAGTACGAGGCTGAGTTTCACCGCTTAATCCACTATGCCCCTCAATTCATGGAAGACGAGCCAAGGAAGACGAGAAAGTTCGTTGAAGGGTTAAAATTAGAGATCCGTTGGTCAACGCTATCCTCTGAAGTAACCGATTATAATATCGCAGTCAACCAGGCTCTACGAGTGGAATCGGAAATCAAAACACTCCTTaagagagaagaagaagaaaaaagatCGCGTAACCCCAATTTCCCTGAAAATAACCAAAAGAAGAGGAGATATGGAAACGAGATTCAGCAAGGCAAGAAAGAAGGACCatcaaaacaaaattttcaaggAGGAACTAACAAGCAAAGATGTGGATACTGTGGGTTAGCTAATCACAACGAAGACAAATGCTGGAGAAAGAATGGGAAATGCTTGGTTTGTGGAAGCGATCAACACCGTATTCAAGAATGTCCACAAAAATCTCGGCCCTTACCAGCTCCAACTGCTCAAAAACGGAAGATTCCAGCCAGAGTTTTTGCCCTCACAGGAAATGAAGACGATATCGATCCCACTGCTGTAGTTGAAGGTACAAttcttcttctttcaaaaactGGAAAAGTTTTATTTGATCCTGGAGCGACACACTCCTTTGTTTCTAGCACTTTTGTTCACCATCTAGAGACACCATCTGTAAAGCTACCATATATCCTGGAAGTTAGTTCACCAATGGGAGATAAGTTACTTAGTGAAGTTCTTTACAAAGATTGTCCTCTAGAAATTGATGGGGAAACATATATGGCCGATTTAATTGAGCTCCCTATTCAAGGTTATGATGTCATATTAGGGATGGATTGGTTGTTTAGACATCAGGCACAATTAGATTGTTACTCCAAAAAGGTAAAACTCTCAAATTTGGGAAACAGAAAATTTGGAAACCACAAGGAGGAGTCTTTCCCCATAACATCAATATCTGCCAAAGAAGCCCAGACTATAATTAAAAAATGAGGGAAAGGATTTCTAGCATATTTAATCAACAAGCCACATGATCAACTTAAGGTATCTGAAATCTCTGTTGTTCACAACTTTCCCGAAGTTTTTCCGGAAGAAATAAATTCCTTGCCCCCGCAAAGAGAGGTTGAGTTCTCCATCGAGCTATCATCCGGAGCTATGCCCAAGTCCAAGACcccataccgaatggcacctgcagaattaaaagaattgaagaTCCAATTACAAGAGCTTGTTGACAGAAAATACATACAACCCAGCACatcaccttggggagccccggtgttatttgtgaaaaagaaagatggcacCTTAAGACTATGCATCGATTATCGAGATCTAAATAATGTCactgtaaagaacaaatatccactACCGCGTATTGACGAACTATTCGATGCTCTTCAAGGATCCAAAGTTTATTCGAAGTTGGACCTAAGGCAAGGATACTATCAACTGCGGATCCGACAAGAGGATATACCCAAGACTGCTTTTAACACTCGGTATGGTCACTACGAATTTttagtgatgccgttcggattgacaaatgccCCAGCTGCTTTCATGGATTTGATGCACCGAGTCTTCCAACCCTATTTAGACAAATTCGTAGTCATtttcattgacgacatccttGTTTActccaaaagcaaggaagagcATGCACATCATCTTAGGACAGTTCTCCAAACACTAAAGGAAAATCCGTTGTATGCTAAGCTCAacaaatgtgagttctggttggataAGGTGACATTCTTGGGCCATATAATTTCCGGGAATGGTCTTGAAGTAGATCCTACTAAGATAGATGCAATAATGCAGTGGAAGCAACCATGCAATGTAACTGAAGTTCGAAGCTTTCTTGGCcaagcaggatattatcgaagATTCATCCAAGACTTTGCAAAAATTTCAGCTCCACTAACCCAACTTACTCGCAAAGATAATTTGTTCCAATGGAACCAAAGGTGTGAAGAAAGCTTTCAGGAATTAAAAAAGATGCTTACTAGCGCCCCAGTCTTAACCCTACCAGAAGGAACAGAAGGGTTCACGGTTTTCACAGATGCTTCCAAAGAAGGATTGGGCTGTGTATTGATGCAAAATGGGAAGGTCGTTGCCTATGCTTCAAGGAAgttaaagattcatgagaataACTATCCGACTCATGATTTGGAGTTGGGTGCAATAGTTTTTGCCCTAGCAAAATGTCGGCACTATTTATACGGTGCGACCTTTGACATCTATactgaccacaagagtttgaagtatttatttACTCAAAAGGAGttaaatatgaggcaacgtcggTGGATGGAATTCCTAGAAGATTATGATTGCTCTATACTATACCATCCAGGGAAGGCCAACGTGAtggcagatgctttgagtagaGCCAGTATAGCCCATCTTAGAGGAAGAGAAACTAACCAAGTCAAGTCAAAAAACTTGTTACACATACTTTCACGTGGTCATCTAGCAGAACTAAGAGTCGAACCAGAATTCAACACCAGAATCAAGCAAAGTCAGGACATTGATCCCGATGTAATTAAGCTGAAAGAGATCAAAGGAGGGCAAGATTCTGATTTCATCACCAACCCTCAGGGTATATTTGGCTATCGTAAACGAATTTGTGTACCCGTCTCATTAAAAGAGGAAGTTTTGGAAGAAGCTCATAGATCTCGATTCACCAACCATCCCGGAGGAGCCAAAATGTACCAAGACTTGAAACAAAACTTTTGGTGGAAAGGCATGAAACGAGATGTTGCAGATTTCGTAAAGAAATGCCTTACATGTCAATTGGTGAAGGCAGAACATCAAAGACCATCAGGACTTTTACAACCTCTccccattcctgagtggaaatgggatcatgtaaccatggattttgtgttaGGGTTACCTCTTATGAAAGGATGCTTTGATAGTATCTGGGTTGTGGTGGACCGGTTAACAAAATCCGCTCACTTCATTCCAGTGAGTAGTAAATATGGAGTGGAAAAACTAACTGGTCTATACCAAAAAGAAATCATTCGTTTGCATGGGATACCCTCAACAATTGTTTCAGACCGAGATCCAAAATTTACCTCCAGATTGTGGAAGAAGCTTCAGGAATGCCTTGGGACAAAGTTGAATTTCAGCACATCATCTCACCCTGAGACAGACGGACAATCTGAAAGAACTATCCAGACCTTGGAAGATATGCTCCGCACCTGTATTTTAGAT
This is a stretch of genomic DNA from Primulina eburnea isolate SZY01 chromosome 11, ASM2296580v1, whole genome shotgun sequence. It encodes these proteins:
- the LOC140805454 gene encoding uncharacterized protein, whose amino-acid sequence is MASSNGSNQARSQEEQNHQRREERIPQEEPNPHHILEMMQQFFQYFQNPPRNQDTGDRTFEHFLRFNPPRFQGTPDATQAESWLTKIKKIFSVHNFSDEQKINLSTYQFEDAAYNWWRVTDHQWNRNNTPRTWENFTKEFEGKYITQVVRNAREREFMDLVQGSMTVAQYEAEFHRLIHYAPQFMEDEPRKTRKFVEGLKLEIRWSTLSSEVTDYNIAVNQALRVESEIKTLLKREEEEKRSRNPNFPENNQKKRRYGNEIQQGKKEGPSKQNFQGGTNKQRCGYCGLANHNEDKCWRKNGKCLVCGSDQHRIQECPQKSRPLPAPTAQKRKIPARVFALTGNEDDIDPTAVVEGTILLLSKTGKVLFDPGATHSFVSSTFVHHLETPSVKLPYILEVSSPMGDKLLSEVLYKDCPLEIDGETYMADLIELPIQGYDVILGMDWLFRHQAQLDCYSKKVKLSNLGNRKFGNHKEESFPITSISAKEAQTIIKK